The DNA sequence ACCAGGAAAGCAAAAGTAAGGGTTAATATGAATATTCTTTTTAATTTCATCTCGGGACAAACTTATACATTTAGTTGATATTAAGCAATGATGATGCCGGGTAAAATGTTGCAGAATTTTAATTTTATTTAATATTTAATTTGCTCATTTCCCATTATCAGGAAGCAATTTCCCGGACTTCAAAACACTATTGTCAGAAAAGTTTAATCATCATTGATTTTGTACTCAAATAAATATCCCTGTCTTTTTCTTGCTTCCTCATCCCACTTTACTGTAGTAGTTTTAAGAAACTCTAGTTTATCAGATTTCATCTTTTCAGGATTAAGTCCGATAAATCGTTGTGCTTTGTCCTTTGTAGAAATATCAGGGAGATCAACAGGATACTTCCAGCCCTGTTTGACAAACAAATGTGCCAGTTCTCTTCTTGCCTGTTCACCTTTTTGAATGGAAGTTCCGAGAACTCTCAATGCTTCAACAGGTGCATGGAATCCAAGTGCGTTTGCTGCTGCAACCCAATCCCATCTCCATTGTGCGTGACGAATGAGCGTTAAAATCGTTTTCATTTGAGTTTCAGTTGCACCGTTATCCCACGCTACTTTTGCTTCGATGTGAGCGGCAGTTAAAGTTTTTTCTGCAATTCTTCTTATCTCTTCAATTTTATCCTGTCTGTCGTACACGTCTTGCATTAATCTATCTGTATCCTCACGATGACAAACCTGGCAGGTGTTCGCAACATTGTTTAAAGGAGACTGAATATGATGATCTGTGAACTTAACTCCACCCTCACTTTTATAAGGCATATGACAATCCGAACAAGACACACCACGGATCGCATGAATCCCCGTCATAAATAATTCATAATCAGGATGCTGAGCTTTTAACATCGGAGCTCTGCTCAAAGCGTGAGTCCAGTCTGAGAATTCTATATTGTCAAAATACTCTTCCATATTATCGGCACTGAATCCTTTATCCCAAGGAAATGTTAAATATTTTCCTTCACCTTTGAAATAGTACTCAACATGACATTGAGCGCAAACAAGCGAACGCATTTCCTGTCTGTTAAAACTATTGATATCTTTCCCCTGTCGTTGAAATGCTTCAATAAGTGCAGGACGAGAAATTCTTAAGTTCATTGTTTTCGGATCATGACAATCCTGACAGCCAATCGGGTTTACAACTTGTGCTCCAAGATCTTTCCATTTCCCTTTGTAGAAATTTTCAGTTCCCATTTCCCGTAAAAGTCTTGGAACGTCTGTGCTTTTGCAAGTCCAGCAAGTAGCTGGCTGAGGAGAAAACTCATTGTCACCTGTTCTTAAAATATTTCGGATGTCTTCTATAGCATGTGCATGACCTCTTCCCTGATTGTATTCTCTTGAAAATGCATAACCAGCCCAAAGCACTACCAATTCTGGATACTTCTCAAGATAATCAATCATAACAGAACCGCCGTGCTTACTCGCAAAATCTGTTTTCAAAGTGTTCAGGTAGGTTTCATATTCGCGAGGAAAATTTTCACCCCAGACTTCATTTCTTGGTTCCCAATCGTTGATCGGTTTCATCATCTGCAATGTATAAAGTGCTTCACCTCTTCGTTCAATTATAGTTGATGCCAGAAGTCCTATTAAAAATACGACAACAATGGTTGCAAGAAATATTGCCCAGGCAACCCAAGGTTTTTCTTTAATTATTTCATTGATTGATCTCATGTTCTATCCTTAAAGATTATTGCTTTAATAAATTTTTCATCCATTCCGGGTACGGTGCAGATAACTGTGGCGTCCTTGCAAAAGGTGTTGAGGTTAAGCTGTTCACTCTTCCGTGAGGAGTTTCACGATGACAATCCCAGCAATAACCTTCACCATGTTCCTGTATTGATTGTGCTGTAATTGCTCTTACAGATATCGGATGTATCTGTTCCGAATGGCAGCGAATACAATTTCTCTGAACAGCATTTCTTCCGGCTTCGTGAATTTTGATTACCTGAGGCTCAAGTCTGAATGTAAACATATACGAATGTCTTAATCCATCAGAAGCTTTAAAAAAATATTTTTCAAAGATATTATCCTGTGGGACATGACAGTCATTACATACAGTGAATCTTCCGTGACTGCTGTTCTGCCAGGTAGCAAAGTACGGAGCCATAACATGGCAGTTCACACAAGCTTCCGGTTTATCGGAAAGATAAGATGTAGCCCGCCCGACATGTAGCGTAAAAAGTATGAGTCCTGTAAAAACTCCCATCAGTATAAGAACAACAAACCTCCAGGTAGCCGGTGGTGCAAATGCTTTGAGAAATTTTATTGGTCCCATAAGTTATTATTGTTTTCTGGATTCAGTTAATTTTTGTGAAATATGAGATAGCTCAGCTTCAGTCAAAATTTTTTCAATCTCGACAAATAGTTCGCGTTCCTCGGTCCTGATATGTTTCTCAAGAAGAATTCCGAACTCATCAAGGACATCTTCAAGATTGTTTGTTTGTTCTAACTCATTCACAAGGATTTCCATCTTTCTATGTTCTGAAATAACTTTTTCTACCAAGCTGTCAACCGATTCATTTCTCTTACTGACTGATGGGAATAGAATTTCTTCTTCGTCCTTGAAATGTTGAATAAGATCTGATTTGTAAAATTGAAGTGTATATTCTTTTTTGTCTTCCAAAGTTGAGGGCATCCCTTTGTATTGAGGAGCGCCCTTTTTCAATTGCTGTGCAAGAATAAGT is a window from the bacterium genome containing:
- the nrfA gene encoding ammonia-forming cytochrome c nitrite reductase — protein: MRSINEIIKEKPWVAWAIFLATIVVVFLIGLLASTIIERRGEALYTLQMMKPINDWEPRNEVWGENFPREYETYLNTLKTDFASKHGGSVMIDYLEKYPELVVLWAGYAFSREYNQGRGHAHAIEDIRNILRTGDNEFSPQPATCWTCKSTDVPRLLREMGTENFYKGKWKDLGAQVVNPIGCQDCHDPKTMNLRISRPALIEAFQRQGKDINSFNRQEMRSLVCAQCHVEYYFKGEGKYLTFPWDKGFSADNMEEYFDNIEFSDWTHALSRAPMLKAQHPDYELFMTGIHAIRGVSCSDCHMPYKSEGGVKFTDHHIQSPLNNVANTCQVCHREDTDRLMQDVYDRQDKIEEIRRIAEKTLTAAHIEAKVAWDNGATETQMKTILTLIRHAQWRWDWVAAANALGFHAPVEALRVLGTSIQKGEQARRELAHLFVKQGWKYPVDLPDISTKDKAQRFIGLNPEKMKSDKLEFLKTTTVKWDEEARKRQGYLFEYKINDD
- the nrfH gene encoding cytochrome c nitrite reductase small subunit codes for the protein MGPIKFLKAFAPPATWRFVVLILMGVFTGLILFTLHVGRATSYLSDKPEACVNCHVMAPYFATWQNSSHGRFTVCNDCHVPQDNIFEKYFFKASDGLRHSYMFTFRLEPQVIKIHEAGRNAVQRNCIRCHSEQIHPISVRAITAQSIQEHGEGYCWDCHRETPHGRVNSLTSTPFARTPQLSAPYPEWMKNLLKQ
- a CDS encoding hemerythrin domain-containing protein; translation: MKRHPALHTLSHDHHQGLILAQQLKKGAPQYKGMPSTLEDKKEYTLQFYKSDLIQHFKDEEEILFPSVSKRNESVDSLVEKVISEHRKMEILVNELEQTNNLEDVLDEFGILLEKHIRTEERELFVEIEKILTEAELSHISQKLTESRKQ